taaacacAATCCATAGGATAGCAGTTATTGCACCACTCCTCATttcaacatattcatcataacACAAAACCAATTACCTCAAAAAACGGACAATCCAACAGAATCTATCACCACACACCACGTATTAATAATAAGTCAATAAGTCCACTTTAACTTTCAATATAGGGAACAAATATACATTCGATCATTGAAAAGAAGGGCTTCCATACAACAAAGTCAATCtctttccaacaaaaaaaaacccTTCTTTGTCCCTTCAGACACACCATCATCGCATTCATACATATTGCATCATAGTCCCTTCCCTGGATAAAACAACTAAGCATACCCACGTCCCGCAATACTCAACAACACCCTAAAAGACTTTTAACTTAGACAgataaaaggaaagaaaaataaaaaccaaaaaacagAGCGTGAAGGGGCTATAACATAAGCGATGATAATGACCGATTGCGATCACTTTTTGTGGCTTCCGCGAACGCCTGGACGCCCCTTCGACGACTCGCTGGCGATTGTGGCGTGAAGGTTCACGACCTTGTCCTCCTCAAAGGGGATCTTAGGGTGACGCGCGTCGTGATGAATCTGCATCGATTTCACGTCAGGCGCCGTGACTTTGCAGTGCGGGCACTCGTATTTCGCGTGCCCACCTTTCTCCACCCCAGACCGGTCAGCCAGGCCCGCCTTGCCGCCGCCGCGGTTGGTAGTGGCGGCGTCGATCTTTGCCGCGATCTCCTTGGCCGTGTGCTTCTTGGGCTTCGCCTTCCCTGTCATCGCGTCGAGATGCGGCTCTCTCCTTCCGAAGATCAACGAATGATTCTCTTCCTTTTGTCCTTAACGGTTTGGATTTTGCGGTGGAAGAGAGTGATTTGGAATAGGGGAAGGTAAACCCTAGGGATGGGAGAACCCTAATTTGTGTTCGACCACCGAAAGGGGTTTGTTATGTTGTAATGCGTTGCGTTGCGTTGCGTTGCGTTGCGTTGCGCTTGCGCGTTTGTGGAATGGATTTTGGTTATTAATAGGCACGGAACGCTCGAGGCTTATCTGGAACCCATTATTTTCAGCATTTCTCATGATGTCTGAGTCCGGGACACGTGGGCCTCTCTCATTCGCTAATATTCGGAGTTTTTTGTTTGGGCCAATTGCTTTTGGACACCTCCCCTTCGTATCAACTTGGGCTTAACGCAGTGTATTGTATTAGATTCCTCACAATCTTATCACCTATCATTGCTAGggttctttattttttcaatttttttatacatcagTGCGTTTCATTTTGGATGCGtctttaacaaataatttagtGGAATTAAGCATAATTTAAAGTTTCTCTAAAAAGCTTAATTTAGAGGTGTAGTTTTCACAATGGGGTTGGATTAATAATATCGATAAAAGTACAGATATTTATCTATCATTATTTACGAATTTTGACACAAATGGATGTCAATTTTTTTCCATGGTCAATAAACTTGTATTTTAAGCTAGTTTTACTATAATAAGTTCCTTAATCAACTATATAATTtggatatttaaaattatatgttcgtctttataaaaaaatataactttaggtaatcttataaaattaaatacatgttTATAAACGCTTTGAATGGATTATAAAGACTATGTAGGCTATGATGCAcagatacgatacgtgtatcggATATGACACGTATTCCGTATTCGATACGTTTAttctcaaaataataaaatttgataagtGAGATATGAATATTagaaaatgtacaataattcttaaaaatatataataattatatgattgttattgtgtgaatccaaatttcctaattagagtccaattatttttgtagttaaAACCTAATAGCTaatattagtgaccaatttagaaactaattcataattgaaactataataaatatcgatttaaagaccaattataattttttaaactattttacttgtcaatttggtcattatataattactaattattttttgtcactaactTTGgtcattatttcaaatattttcttgtagtatactttgactttataaattagatattcattgataagtattgaTAAAATATCCTAAAGTATCGGACATGATACGTGTCAGACACGGATCTGTGACCTAAATTGAAATATCGGTGTATCATAGCTTGTCAATAAAAGACAATGACTAATATAGTAATTTTGgtaatatcttattttcttaatatgtaatagattaatcaatatacaattatttgtttttttccttttataattagtcagtatccaattattttttcaataaaaaaatttaccgaataatttttttcaataaacaaatttaactgttatttagaataaaaaaatatatggccTATTAGTTCAATTGGTTAGAGCGTCGTGCTAATAACGCGACGGTCACAGGTTTGAGACCAACATAGGCTATTTGTTTTTTCGTATCCAATTATTTTTccaataaaaatgtttattgtTAGAGTGTCATGCTACCattgtcttttttgtttttttttctttttataattattcaatatataatCTATGATGCACAATACGAtactaaagtaaaaaaatataaattattgtcatcataaaattACCATTataagaaaactcttaaataataacaaattttagtaaccataaatatgttagagaccaatttcctGTTTAGATACCAactattttggtagtcaaaacctttgtagttaatgttagtgaccaatttagaaacaaattattttggtagtcaaaatcttggtagctaatgttagtgaccaatttaaaaatcaatttgtaatagaaactattttaattatcaatttaaaaactaattatattttcttataattattttagttgtcaataatttgactaattattttttgtcattaaaatttatcattattcaaagattttcttgtagtgtactaCGATTTTATAAAtcagatacttcattgataagtacTCTAAAATATCAAACACGTATATGTGTCGGACACAAATACATGACTCAAGTTAAAGTATTGGTACATCGTaggtttttttaattagatagaaaagttaatttttctATAGTTTAAGCTTTATAATTTGAACAATAAAGTATATATCTATTGTttacttctcttttttttcttttttttctaaactaacCCTGTGTgagattatttttaaacattatgttcCTTTAGTTTATTTGATAATGATGCTGTAACCTAGGGTAAAGCATTAACTTGAAAGTTTTACTCAAAGGAGTATTCATATGTATAGTTAATTAATGCAATTCTATGATTTtcacttcaattttatttttaagatgaaAGAGAGCTATTCTAAGAAAAAACATTGGGTAGAATCGGAGGGGATGGTCAGTGTGCCAAAGAGCAATagatgttttctttattttgggCTTTACTATATACAGCCCATACTTTATTAAGTTTACATCCTGTATTTTcggcttcttttttttttgcaaaaaaatattCACGGCAAAAAGAGAAGTAAAATGTGCTTCTCTTATTTATGAGTGCACAAACAATACAAAATGTTTTTCTACTCTGCTTTGtttcaaaatgtaaaataaaaacacatctGTGTGTTGTACACTTCACAATATGAAAAtacatacatatttattttcgtTCACAATTAATTCAAAGTACAAAAAATGTctttgtttgatattttaaattattattatgattattattataaaatactaATTCACATTTTCATTACGCTaaaatatatctaattttaatatttttaaagaattaattaaaaataaaaaataatatactttatatatatatatatatatatatatatatatatatatatatatatatattattcaattttataactGTCATTCTTTCAAAAGagaaatttagtttttctttttttaaataagaaaacttattaaattttttattttattagacaataagtaaagaaatagtttttatttattaaaatgtaaaattatatcatCTATATTGTTTCGAATTTTATCTTCCT
This region of Vigna unguiculata cultivar IT97K-499-35 chromosome 5, ASM411807v1, whole genome shotgun sequence genomic DNA includes:
- the LOC114185304 gene encoding protein METHYLENE BLUE SENSITIVITY 1-like, which codes for MTGKAKPKKHTAKEIAAKIDAATTNRGGGKAGLADRSGVEKGGHAKYECPHCKVTAPDVKSMQIHHDARHPKIPFEEDKVVNLHATIASESSKGRPGVRGSHKK